Below is a window of Stappia sp. DNA.
GGCATGGCACGGGGAAAGAAAAAATGACCGATATTCCGACCGCCCGCGACGCCCGAACCCGCACGGCCGGCACCGACGCCGAACGCCTGCTCGATCCCGCCTCCGAGGCGCTGGGCGAGCTTGGCCGACTGCGCGCCTCGATCGACAACATCGACGCCGCGCTCGTCCACATGCTGGCCGAACGCTTCAAGTGCACGCAGAAGGTCGGCGTGCTGAAGGCGACCCACGATCTTCCGCCCGCCGATCCGGCGCGCGAGGAGCGACAGATCGCACGGCTGCGGGCGCTTGCCCGCGATGCCGATCTCGACCCCGATTTCGCGGAGAAATTCCTGAACTTCATCGTGAAGGATGTCATCCGCCACCACGAAGCCATTCGCCGATAATCAGGCGAACGATCACAGGAGACACCCCCATGGCTTTGAAAATCCGTCTTGCCCGCGGTGGCGCCAAGAAGCGTCCGTTCTACCGCATCGTGATCGCCGACGTGCGCTCGCCGCGCGACGGCCGGTTCATCGAGAAGGTCGGCGTCTACAACCCGATGCTGCCGAAGGACGACGAGAACCGCATCTCGATCGACATCGAGCGCGTTCAGCATTGGCTGCAGCATGGCGCCAAGCCGACCGACCGCGTCCTGCGCTTCCTCGATGCCGCCGGCGTCGCGACGCGCGCGCCGCGCAACAACCCGAAGAAGGCCGAGCCGGGCGCGAAGGCCAAGGAGCGACTGGAAGCGCGTCAGCAGGCCGCCGAGGAAGCCGCCGCTGCCGCCGCCGAGGGTGGCGAGGAAGCCGCGGCCGAGTAATCCGCGTCTCTCGGGACCCGGCCCCGCGCACGGGACGGGTCCCGCTG
It encodes the following:
- the rpsP gene encoding 30S ribosomal protein S16, producing the protein MALKIRLARGGAKKRPFYRIVIADVRSPRDGRFIEKVGVYNPMLPKDDENRISIDIERVQHWLQHGAKPTDRVLRFLDAAGVATRAPRNNPKKAEPGAKAKERLEARQQAAEEAAAAAAEGGEEAAAE
- a CDS encoding chorismate mutase, with product MLDPASEALGELGRLRASIDNIDAALVHMLAERFKCTQKVGVLKATHDLPPADPAREERQIARLRALARDADLDPDFAEKFLNFIVKDVIRHHEAIRR